Proteins encoded by one window of Yersinia massiliensis:
- a CDS encoding AMP-dependent synthetase/ligase, translated as MTHTLEQYHLVRRLRQQISDRADQVALREWSPKGEKQLSWRQVDEHVTQISTALLSLGVAIQERIGIFANNSMAWSLADLAILQLRGVSVPLYATNTTAQAAYVLNDADVRILFVGGQAQFDVAITLKPHCPQLTQIIVLDAAVDLRGCEYAQHLADFEQQPDAVQRHLLDKRVEYCDLDDLFTLIYTSGTTGEPKGVMLDYRNMAAQLYLHDQRLTLTTNDVSLSFLPLSHVFERAWSFYVMHTGAQNVYISDTDWVRPAMQAVKPTVMCAVPRFYEKVFSAINDKVALAKWHRRMLFRWAVNCGESKFQHQQQGKTLSPLSEQMFKLADRLVLSKLRDLLGGRVRFLPAAGARLDDNIILFFQAIGVNIKYGYGMTETCATVSCWEEKDFCFGSIGKPLPGIDVRLGAENEIQVRGPIVMRGYLNKPQETAESFTEDGWLKTGDAGALDANGNLFITERLKDLMKTSGGKYIAPQMIEGTLGQDRFIEQVAIIADTRKFVSALIVPCFESLEEYARSINLKYHDRLELLRHSHIVSLFEQRLKEMQKELALFEQVKRFTLLPQAFTMETGELTPTMKLRRKIILQRYQNEIDSMYRD; from the coding sequence ATGACCCACACATTAGAGCAATACCACCTTGTGCGCCGTTTGCGCCAGCAAATCAGTGATCGTGCAGATCAAGTCGCCCTACGTGAATGGTCGCCAAAAGGGGAAAAACAGCTCAGTTGGCGTCAGGTTGACGAACACGTCACCCAGATATCTACAGCGCTGCTGTCCTTAGGTGTCGCCATACAAGAGCGTATTGGGATTTTTGCTAATAACAGTATGGCTTGGTCATTGGCCGACTTGGCTATTTTGCAATTGCGTGGCGTGAGTGTGCCCTTATATGCCACCAATACCACGGCACAAGCCGCGTATGTGCTCAATGACGCCGATGTGCGTATTCTGTTTGTCGGTGGACAAGCGCAATTTGATGTTGCTATTACGTTGAAGCCGCATTGTCCTCAATTGACTCAAATTATTGTTTTAGATGCTGCAGTCGATTTGCGCGGATGTGAGTATGCTCAACACTTAGCTGATTTTGAGCAACAACCAGATGCTGTACAGCGGCATTTATTGGACAAACGTGTAGAGTATTGCGACTTAGACGACTTGTTTACCCTGATTTATACCTCTGGTACTACGGGGGAACCAAAAGGTGTGATGCTGGATTATCGTAATATGGCAGCCCAACTTTATTTGCATGATCAGCGCCTAACGCTGACCACTAATGACGTTTCCCTCAGTTTCTTGCCGTTATCCCATGTGTTTGAACGGGCATGGAGCTTCTATGTCATGCATACCGGCGCACAGAATGTCTACATCAGCGATACTGATTGGGTCCGTCCTGCCATGCAGGCGGTAAAACCCACGGTAATGTGTGCCGTTCCCCGTTTCTACGAAAAAGTATTCAGCGCCATCAATGATAAAGTTGCTCTGGCAAAATGGCATCGCCGGATGTTGTTCCGCTGGGCAGTGAACTGTGGCGAAAGCAAATTCCAGCATCAACAGCAGGGGAAAACGCTATCGCCGCTGTCTGAGCAGATGTTTAAGCTTGCGGATCGCTTGGTACTGAGTAAGTTGCGTGATTTATTGGGCGGAAGAGTGCGTTTCTTACCTGCGGCGGGTGCGCGGTTAGATGACAATATTATTCTGTTTTTCCAAGCGATTGGCGTCAATATCAAGTATGGCTATGGTATGACCGAAACCTGCGCGACGGTATCCTGTTGGGAAGAGAAAGACTTCTGTTTTGGCTCCATCGGCAAGCCATTACCGGGGATTGACGTTCGTTTAGGCGCTGAAAATGAGATTCAAGTTCGTGGCCCTATTGTCATGCGTGGCTATCTCAACAAGCCACAAGAGACGGCAGAGTCATTTACCGAAGATGGTTGGCTCAAAACAGGCGATGCGGGCGCATTGGATGCCAATGGCAATTTATTCATCACTGAGCGGCTAAAAGACCTGATGAAAACTTCAGGTGGGAAATACATTGCGCCGCAAATGATTGAAGGCACGCTGGGTCAGGATCGTTTTATTGAACAAGTGGCGATAATTGCCGATACGCGTAAGTTTGTCTCAGCGCTGATTGTTCCCTGTTTCGAGTCACTGGAAGAGTATGCACGTTCGATTAACCTGAAATATCACGATAGATTGGAATTATTACGCCATAGCCACATTGTCAGCTTATTCGAGCAACGGCTAAAAGAGATGCAAAAAGAGTTGGCGCTGTTCGAACAGGTTAAACGCTTCACTCTGTTACCGCAGGCATTCACCATGGAAACGGGTGAGCTGACACCAACTATGAAATTGCGGCGTAAAATCATTCTCCAGCGCTATCAGAATGAAATTGATTCCATGTATCGCGATTAA
- the leuO gene encoding transcriptional regulator LeuO: MSEYNLVTDGQATKKVCSEVHLRSVDLNLLTVFDAVMQMHNVTRAAQSLGMSQPAVSNAVARLKVMFNDELFVRYGRGIQPTARARQLFGPVRQALQLVQNELPGAGFEAKNSGRVFNLSICSPLDIRLTAQIIERIKSLAPNVQLIIRSYLNENIEHQLRYQETEFVIGYTKFERPDFHDISLFDDESVLVVSKDHPRIDHSITQEQLISEQHAVVSLDKMGSFSEAYYESIVSAQTIAYESTDMNSVLNIVSQTSFVAIAPRWLVQQYNETLNLKLISLPWKEKISRPCYLTWHESTDRDKGHQWMKELLGQLSTPL; the protein is encoded by the coding sequence ATGTCTGAATACAACTTAGTAACCGACGGTCAAGCGACTAAAAAAGTATGTAGCGAAGTTCATTTAAGAAGTGTTGACCTCAATTTATTAACTGTTTTTGATGCAGTAATGCAAATGCATAATGTTACACGCGCAGCCCAGTCTTTGGGCATGTCTCAGCCCGCAGTGAGTAACGCCGTCGCCCGCTTGAAAGTGATGTTTAATGACGAGTTGTTTGTTCGTTATGGACGAGGAATTCAGCCGACCGCTAGAGCTCGTCAACTTTTTGGGCCGGTGAGACAAGCATTGCAACTTGTCCAAAATGAGTTACCGGGGGCGGGTTTTGAGGCCAAAAATAGTGGGCGAGTATTTAATTTATCAATTTGTAGTCCATTAGATATTAGGCTTACAGCACAAATAATAGAGCGAATTAAATCATTGGCACCTAATGTGCAACTCATTATCCGATCTTATCTTAATGAGAATATTGAGCATCAGTTACGTTATCAAGAGACCGAATTTGTTATTGGTTATACTAAATTTGAACGCCCAGACTTTCATGATATCTCATTATTTGATGATGAATCTGTATTGGTTGTGTCAAAAGATCATCCTCGTATTGACCATTCAATTACTCAAGAACAACTCATTTCTGAACAACATGCTGTTGTCTCATTAGATAAAATGGGTTCTTTCAGTGAGGCTTATTATGAATCCATTGTGAGCGCTCAAACTATTGCCTATGAAAGTACGGATATGAATAGCGTACTTAATATTGTATCTCAAACTTCCTTTGTGGCTATCGCACCTCGCTGGTTGGTTCAGCAATATAATGAAACGCTTAATTTGAAATTGATCTCATTACCTTGGAAAGAGAAAATAAGCCGGCCATGCTATCTCACATGGCATGAATCGACGGATAGAGATAAAGGCCACCAATGGATGAAAGAATTACTCGGACAACTTAGTACCCCCTTGTAG
- the leuA gene encoding 2-isopropylmalate synthase, which yields MSQQVIIFDTTLRDGEQALQASLSVKEKLQIALALERMGVDIMEVGFPVSSPGDFESVRTIAQQVKNSRVCALARCVDKDIDVAAEALRIAEAFRIHVFLATSTLHIESKLKRSFDDVLAMAVHSVKRARNYTDDVEFSCEDAGRTPIDNLCRVVEAAIGAGATTINIPDTVGYTTPYQFGGIITDLYERVPNIDKAIISVHCHDDLGMSVANSITAVQAGARQVEGTINGLGERAGNCSLEEVIMAIKVRHQMLGVHTNINHQEIYRTSQLVSKICNMPIPGNKAIVGSNAFAHSSGIHQDGVLKNRENYEIMTPESIGLKEVQLNLTSRSGRAAVKHRMEEMGYQDKDYNLDSLYDAFLKLADKKGQVFDYDLEALAFINKQQEEPEYYRLDYFSVQSGSSVMATASVKLVCGEETKSEAATGNGPVDAVYQAINRITDYPIELVKYQLSAKGQGKDALGQVDIVVDHKGRRFHGVGLATDIVESSAKALVNVLNNIWRAHQVEIEKQRLQQNNQEMV from the coding sequence ATGAGCCAACAGGTCATTATTTTTGATACAACATTGCGTGACGGTGAACAAGCGTTGCAAGCCAGTCTGAGTGTTAAAGAGAAGCTGCAAATCGCGTTGGCACTGGAAAGAATGGGTGTCGACATAATGGAAGTCGGCTTCCCGGTTTCTTCTCCTGGTGATTTTGAGTCAGTCCGTACCATCGCGCAGCAAGTGAAAAACAGCCGAGTCTGCGCCTTAGCGCGCTGTGTCGATAAAGATATTGATGTGGCGGCTGAAGCCTTACGTATCGCAGAAGCGTTCCGTATCCACGTCTTTTTGGCGACATCGACGTTGCACATCGAATCCAAGTTAAAGCGCTCATTTGATGATGTGTTGGCGATGGCGGTTCATTCAGTGAAGCGCGCGCGTAACTATACCGACGACGTAGAGTTCTCCTGTGAGGATGCTGGTCGTACTCCAATTGATAACTTGTGTCGTGTCGTGGAAGCGGCAATCGGTGCCGGTGCTACCACCATCAATATCCCTGATACCGTCGGTTACACCACGCCATATCAGTTTGGCGGAATCATCACTGATTTGTATGAGCGTGTTCCTAACATTGATAAAGCCATTATCTCTGTGCATTGCCACGATGATTTGGGTATGTCGGTTGCTAACTCCATTACCGCCGTTCAAGCCGGTGCGCGTCAGGTTGAAGGCACCATCAACGGCTTAGGCGAACGTGCCGGTAACTGTTCATTGGAAGAAGTGATCATGGCGATTAAAGTGCGCCATCAGATGTTGGGCGTGCATACTAATATCAATCATCAGGAAATTTACCGTACCAGCCAATTGGTCAGCAAAATATGCAATATGCCAATCCCTGGTAACAAAGCCATTGTCGGTAGTAATGCTTTTGCCCACTCCTCTGGCATTCATCAGGATGGCGTACTGAAAAACCGCGAAAACTACGAAATCATGACGCCCGAGTCTATCGGTCTGAAAGAAGTGCAGTTGAACCTGACCTCTCGTTCTGGTCGCGCGGCAGTGAAACACCGTATGGAAGAGATGGGCTATCAGGATAAAGATTATAATTTGGACTCTTTGTACGATGCCTTCCTGAAATTGGCAGACAAAAAAGGCCAAGTGTTTGATTACGATTTGGAGGCGTTGGCCTTCATCAATAAGCAACAAGAAGAACCCGAGTATTATCGTTTGGACTATTTCAGCGTCCAATCAGGCTCCAGTGTGATGGCAACTGCCTCAGTAAAATTGGTTTGTGGTGAAGAAACAAAATCAGAAGCAGCCACAGGTAACGGTCCGGTAGATGCTGTCTATCAAGCAATTAACCGCATCACCGACTACCCCATTGAACTGGTGAAATATCAATTATCGGCCAAAGGTCAAGGTAAAGACGCATTGGGTCAGGTTGATATCGTGGTTGATCACAAGGGCCGTCGTTTCCATGGCGTAGGTTTGGCAACGGACATTGTCGAATCCTCTGCTAAGGCATTGGTTAACGTATTAAATAATATCTGGCGCGCTCATCAAGTAGAAATTGAGAAACAGCGCTTGCAACAAAATAATCAGGAAATGGTGTGA
- the leuB gene encoding 3-isopropylmalate dehydrogenase — protein sequence MTKTYHIAVLPGDGIGPEVMAQANKVMDAVRQRFGIKISTSVYDVGGAAIDRHGSPLPPATVNGCEQADAILFGSVGGPKWEHLPPAEQPERGALLPLRKHFKLFSNLRPARLYQGLEDFCPLRSDIAAKGFDILCVRELTGGIYFGQPKGREGQGQYERAFDTEVYHRFEIERIARIAFESARKRRSKVTSIDKANVLQSSILWREVVNAIAADYPDVALSHMYIDNATMQLIKDPSQFDVLLCSNLFGDILSDECAMITGSMGMLPSASLNEQGFGLYEPAGGSAPDIAGKNIANPIAQILSLTLLLRFSLGKDEAADAIERAINQALEQGYRTADLAGDGKAIGTNEMGDIIAKFVAEGV from the coding sequence ATGACGAAGACTTATCATATTGCCGTTTTACCCGGAGACGGCATTGGTCCAGAAGTAATGGCTCAAGCAAATAAAGTAATGGATGCGGTACGCCAGCGTTTCGGCATTAAGATTTCAACTAGCGTCTATGATGTGGGCGGCGCAGCCATTGACCGCCACGGCAGCCCATTACCGCCAGCAACCGTTAACGGCTGCGAACAGGCTGATGCCATTTTATTCGGCTCAGTTGGCGGCCCTAAATGGGAGCACTTGCCACCAGCGGAACAACCTGAGCGCGGCGCTTTATTGCCATTGCGAAAACACTTCAAATTATTCAGTAACTTGCGTCCAGCACGCTTATATCAAGGGCTGGAAGATTTCTGCCCACTGCGCAGTGATATCGCCGCCAAAGGCTTCGATATTCTGTGTGTGCGTGAGTTAACCGGCGGTATCTATTTCGGTCAACCGAAGGGCCGTGAAGGCCAAGGCCAATACGAACGTGCGTTTGATACCGAAGTGTATCATCGCTTCGAAATTGAGCGGATTGCCCGTATTGCCTTTGAATCTGCGCGTAAACGTCGTAGTAAAGTGACCTCAATCGATAAAGCCAACGTGTTGCAAAGCTCGATTTTGTGGCGTGAAGTGGTCAACGCGATTGCGGCGGATTACCCAGATGTGGCGTTGTCCCATATGTATATCGATAACGCGACGATGCAGTTAATCAAAGACCCTTCGCAGTTTGATGTGTTGCTGTGCTCCAATTTATTTGGCGATATTTTGTCCGATGAGTGCGCCATGATTACTGGCTCAATGGGGATGTTGCCATCTGCCAGTTTGAACGAACAAGGCTTTGGCTTATATGAACCTGCTGGCGGCTCCGCGCCGGATATCGCAGGCAAAAACATCGCGAACCCGATCGCTCAGATCCTCTCTTTAACCTTGCTGCTGCGCTTTAGTTTAGGCAAAGACGAGGCTGCTGATGCTATTGAGCGCGCAATCAATCAGGCATTAGAACAAGGCTATCGTACCGCTGATTTAGCCGGTGATGGCAAAGCCATTGGCACCAACGAAATGGGCGATATCATCGCTAAATTCGTGGCTGAGGGGGTTTAA